Proteins found in one Labeo rohita strain BAU-BD-2019 chromosome 11, IGBB_LRoh.1.0, whole genome shotgun sequence genomic segment:
- the prr13 gene encoding proline rich 13 has protein sequence MWPNQGPPYAGPPAAQPPNPAYPSAPNPAYPGMPIPSCPPGPNPVYPPGMNHPTTIPYTTPNQQPFPPAMPGPHAPYPGAGHPCPVPQYGGHPAGMNVPGHKKHKKMKKVKKAHKAHKEHKHMKHGKHSSSSSSSSSSDSD, from the exons ATGTGGCCAAATCAAG gaCCTCCATATGCAGGACCTCCAGCCGCTCAGCCACCTAATCCTGCCTATCCTTCAGCTCCAAACCCTGCATATCCAGGCATGCCCATCCCATCCTGTCCACCCGGACCGAACCCTGTCTATCCACCCGGCATGAACCACCCCACAACCATTCCTTACACCACACCAAATCAGCAACCGTTTCCTCCGGCTATGCCCGGACCGCACGCTCCGTATCCTGGAGCAGGACATCCGTGCCCCGTCCCGCAGTATGGAGGTCACCCGGCTGGAATGAATGTACCTGGTCATAAGAAACACAAAAAGATGAAGAAGGTGAAGAAAGCTCATAAAGCTCATAAGGAACATAAACATATGAAACATGGCAAG CATTCATCAAGCAGCAGCAGTAGCAGCAGCAGTGATTCTGACTGA